The following proteins are co-located in the Bordetella bronchialis genome:
- a CDS encoding UvrD-helicase domain-containing protein, whose product MSDSLPAGLNPAQREAVLYLGGPCLVLAGAGSGKTRVITQKIAYLLRECGYMGRNIVALTFTNKAAREMDERVKTLVDRKLAKGLTISTFHALGVRFLREEARHAGLKPQFSILDADDAMGIIQELLATTDKGWLRTVQTTISLWKNALLDPDGAAAAASTKAEIEAARVYRSYAATLAAYQAVDFDDLIRIPALLLEHNEEVRTRWQNRVRYLLVDEYQDTNVCQYRLVQLLTGDRAMFTAVGDDDQAIYAWRGATIENLAKLTTDYPGLKLIKLEQNYRSVQRILAAANKVIEKNPKLFEKKLWSDLGVGEPIVITPMDGEEAEAESIAMRISAARFERQGQWKDYAILYRSNHQARILEQALRNLKIPYTIAGGQSFFDKAEIRDILAYLRLIANDQDDPAFIRAATTPRRGIGQGTLQTLGQYAAERQIPLFEAVFEQGVDALLQPRQLESLRTFAQFIQRMQWRAGRGAPDGSKPASAEPAGVLLDDLLGAIQYERHLYDMFDEKPAQTRWQNVLELTGWLKRKADEDGMTLFELVQHVALVTMLERGEEEEPDAVKLSTLHASKGLEYPHVYMAGVEEGLLPHLGKDDEEGDPARAAESLAIRIEEERRLMYVGITRAQRSLNLSWCRKRRRAREDLVREPSRFIEEMGLGDANFPEDEATRAMSPKERLGMLKALLNKGG is encoded by the coding sequence ATGTCCGACTCCCTGCCCGCCGGATTGAACCCCGCACAACGCGAAGCCGTGCTTTACCTGGGCGGCCCCTGCCTGGTGCTGGCGGGGGCCGGCAGCGGCAAGACCCGCGTCATCACGCAGAAGATCGCCTATCTGTTGCGCGAATGCGGCTACATGGGCCGCAATATCGTGGCGCTGACCTTCACCAACAAGGCGGCGCGCGAAATGGACGAGCGCGTCAAGACCCTGGTGGACCGCAAGCTTGCCAAGGGCCTGACCATCAGCACCTTCCACGCGCTGGGCGTGCGCTTCTTGCGCGAAGAAGCGCGGCATGCCGGACTGAAGCCGCAGTTCTCCATCCTGGACGCGGACGATGCCATGGGCATTATCCAGGAGCTGCTGGCGACGACGGACAAGGGCTGGCTGCGCACGGTGCAGACCACCATTTCCCTGTGGAAGAACGCCTTGCTGGACCCGGACGGCGCCGCCGCGGCGGCCAGCACGAAGGCCGAGATCGAGGCCGCGCGCGTGTACCGCAGCTATGCCGCGACCCTGGCGGCCTACCAGGCGGTGGATTTCGACGACCTGATCCGCATTCCGGCCCTATTGCTGGAACACAACGAAGAAGTCCGCACGCGCTGGCAGAACCGCGTGCGCTATCTGCTGGTGGACGAATACCAGGACACCAATGTGTGCCAGTACCGGCTGGTGCAACTGTTGACCGGCGACCGCGCGATGTTTACCGCGGTGGGCGACGACGACCAGGCCATCTACGCCTGGCGCGGCGCCACCATCGAAAACCTGGCCAAGCTGACCACCGACTATCCCGGCCTGAAACTGATCAAGCTGGAGCAGAACTACCGCTCCGTGCAGCGCATCCTGGCGGCGGCCAACAAGGTCATCGAAAAAAACCCCAAGCTGTTCGAGAAAAAGCTGTGGTCGGACCTGGGCGTGGGCGAACCCATCGTGATCACGCCCATGGATGGCGAAGAGGCGGAAGCCGAATCCATCGCCATGCGGATTTCCGCCGCCCGCTTCGAAAGGCAGGGGCAGTGGAAGGACTACGCCATCCTGTACCGTAGCAACCACCAGGCGCGCATCCTGGAACAGGCGCTGCGCAACCTGAAGATTCCCTACACCATCGCCGGCGGCCAGAGCTTTTTCGACAAGGCTGAGATCCGCGACATCCTTGCCTATCTGCGCCTGATCGCCAATGACCAGGACGACCCGGCCTTCATCCGCGCGGCGACCACGCCCCGGCGGGGTATCGGCCAGGGGACGCTGCAGACCCTGGGCCAATATGCGGCCGAGCGGCAGATACCCCTGTTCGAGGCGGTATTCGAACAAGGCGTGGACGCGCTGCTGCAGCCGCGCCAGCTGGAGTCGCTGCGGACCTTCGCGCAATTCATCCAGCGCATGCAGTGGCGGGCGGGACGGGGCGCGCCCGATGGCAGCAAGCCGGCCTCGGCCGAACCGGCGGGGGTGCTGCTGGACGACCTGCTGGGGGCCATCCAGTACGAGCGCCATCTATACGACATGTTCGACGAGAAACCGGCGCAGACGCGCTGGCAGAACGTGCTGGAACTGACGGGTTGGCTCAAGCGCAAGGCCGACGAGGACGGCATGACCTTGTTCGAGCTCGTGCAGCATGTCGCCCTGGTGACCATGCTGGAACGCGGCGAGGAAGAAGAACCCGATGCGGTCAAGCTGTCCACGCTGCACGCGTCCAAGGGGCTGGAGTATCCCCACGTCTACATGGCGGGTGTCGAAGAGGGCCTGCTGCCGCACCTGGGCAAGGACGACGAAGAAGGCGATCCCGCGCGCGCGGCCGAATCGCTGGCCATCCGCATCGAAGAGGAACGGCGCCTGATGTACGTGGGCATCACGCGCGCGCAACGCAGCCTGAACCTGAGCTGGTGCCGCAAGCGCCGGCGCGCGCGCGAAGACCTGGTGCGCGAACCCTCCCGCTTCATCGAGGAAATGGGCCTGGGGGACGCGAACTTCCCGGAGGACGAGGCCACGCGCGCCATGAGCCCGAAAGAGCGTCTTGGCATGCTCAAGGCCCTGTTGAACAAGGGCGGCTAG
- a CDS encoding ABC transporter ATP-binding protein: MPALQGAAQDPVIVFDHVDVALGGQRIYDKLSFQVRRGEFLCILGPSGCGKSTSLRVMGGLLPIAGGHVSVAGRGPDQAWPEIAFVFQSPRLVAWRNVLDNILLASELRFGKAGKDERARRRQRALDLLAMVGLAADAGKYPSALSGGERQRVAIARALAVDPQIIFMDEPFSALDPNTRQRMRAEIEQIWQRTGKTVVFVTHDIDEALQLADRIVLFSGKPTAVLETMTIDIPRPRRPDHDVLAAHRRHLAGLFRGMEPAPADARAAMT, from the coding sequence ATGCCCGCTCTCCAGGGAGCCGCGCAGGATCCCGTCATCGTGTTCGATCACGTCGATGTGGCGCTGGGCGGCCAACGCATCTACGACAAGCTCAGCTTCCAGGTCCGCCGGGGCGAGTTCCTGTGCATCCTGGGCCCGTCGGGCTGCGGCAAATCGACCTCGCTCAGGGTCATGGGCGGGCTGCTGCCGATCGCCGGCGGGCACGTCAGCGTCGCCGGACGCGGCCCCGACCAGGCCTGGCCGGAAATCGCCTTTGTTTTCCAGTCGCCCCGCCTGGTGGCCTGGCGCAATGTGCTGGACAACATCCTGCTGGCGTCGGAACTGCGCTTCGGCAAGGCGGGCAAGGACGAACGCGCGCGCCGCCGCCAGCGCGCCTTGGACCTGCTGGCCATGGTCGGCCTGGCCGCCGACGCGGGCAAGTATCCCTCGGCGCTGTCCGGCGGCGAACGCCAGCGCGTGGCCATCGCGCGCGCCCTGGCGGTGGATCCGCAAATCATCTTCATGGACGAGCCGTTTTCCGCGCTCGACCCCAACACCCGCCAGCGCATGCGCGCCGAGATCGAACAGATCTGGCAGCGTACCGGCAAGACCGTGGTGTTCGTGACCCACGACATCGACGAAGCCCTGCAACTGGCCGACCGCATCGTGCTGTTTTCCGGCAAGCCGACCGCCGTGCTGGAAACCATGACCATCGATATTCCACGGCCGCGCCGTCCGGACCACGACGTGCTCGCGGCCCATCGCCGCCATCTGGCCGGCCTGTTCCGCGGCATGGAGCCGGCGCCCGCCGATGCGCGGGCGGCGATGACCTAG